One genomic segment of Brassica napus cultivar Da-Ae chromosome A3, Da-Ae, whole genome shotgun sequence includes these proteins:
- the LOC106440316 gene encoding cyclin-dependent kinase F-4 isoform X2, translating into MDRYKLIKEVGDGTFGTVWRAINKQTGEVVAIKKMKKKYYSWDECINLREVKSLRRMNHPNIVKLKEVIREHDILYFVFEYMECNLYQLMKDRKKLFAEADIRNWCFQVFQGLSYMHQRGYFHRDLKPENLLVSKDIIKIADFGLAREVNSSPPFTEYVSTRWYRAPEVLLQSYVYTSKVDMWAMGAIMSELLSLRPIFPGASEADEIYKICDVIGSPTEETWLEGLNLANTINYQFPQLSGVPLSSLMPSASKDAINLITRLCSWDPCNRPTAAEALQHPFFQSCFYVQPSLRPKPSVARTPPVGPRGSFEQQPVKRQPVSLAKAKTFNSHSSPKSNAAFGSGVHRKLDLAKQDATRNTKPVRSSVKDTIYRPPGRKSPSGSSVNKNRVARGVSETGDKLSNMSIRGTVSRRHSVSVMQQQQLKPLQMKAGCVGETRDMFIRPTQSTTNAYSRKVAG; encoded by the exons ATGGACAG GTACAAGTTAATAAAAGAGGTTGGTGATGGAACTTTTGGTACTGTTTGGCGAGCTATCAATAAGCAAACGGGTGAAGTT GTTGcaattaagaaaatgaaaaagaagtaCTACTCATGGGACGAATGCATTAATCTGAGAGAAGTGAAG TCCCTTAGGAGGATGAATCATCCAAACATCGTGAAGCTGAAGGAAGTCATCCGGGAACATGATATCCTATACTTTGTCTTTGAGTACATG GAGTGCAATCTTTATCAGCTTATGAAGGATCGAAAAAAGCTTTTCGCAGAAGCTGATATTAGAAACTGGTGCTTTCAAGTCTTCCAAGGCCTTTCTTATATGCATCAGCGTGGTTACTTCCACCGCGATCTTAAGCCAG AAAATCTATTAGTCTCTAAAGACATCATCAAGATTGCTGATTTTGGTCTGGCAAGGGAGGTTAATTCGAGTCCACCTTTTACCGAGTATGTTTCTACACGCTG GTATAGGGCACCTGAAGTACTCCTTCAGTCATATGTATACACATCAAAAGTTG ATATGTGGGCGATGGGAGCTATTATGTCTGAGTTGTTGTCTCTTCGTCCTATATTTCCAGGGGCTAG TGAAGCAGATGAAATCTACAAAATCTGTGATGTCATAGGCAGTCCAACTGAAGAGACCTGGTTAGAGGGACTTAATCTTGCAAACACCATAAACTATCAATTCCCCCAG CTTTCTGGCGTTCCTCTTTCAAGCCTGATGCCATCTGCTAGTAAAGATGCAATTAATCTTATTACG CGGCTTTGCTCCTGGGATCCATGCAACAGACCGACTGCTGCGGAGGCCCTGCAGCACCCGTTCTTTCAG AGTTGCTTTTATGTCCAACCATCTCTCCGACCCAAACCATCTGTTGCAAGAACTCCGCctg TTGGACCAAGGGGATCATTCGAGCAGCAACCAGTTAAACGGCAACCAGTGTCTCTTGCTAAAGCTAAGACCTTCAACAGCCATTCTTCTCCAAAGTCGAATGCTGCTTTTGGTAGTGGTGTCCATAGGAAACTCGATTTGGCTAAACAAGATGCTACGAGAAACACTAAACCTGTGAGAAGTTCCGTCAAAGACACCATATACAGACCACCCGGAAGAAAGAGTCCTT CAGGTTCATCGGTGAACAAGAACCGTGTCGCTCGTGGTGTATCTGAAACTGGTGATAAGCTCTCGAACATGAGCATCAGAGGAACCGTGTCTAGAAGACACTCAGTGTCTGTGATGCAGCAACAGCAGCTGAAGCCGCTGCAGATGAAGGCAGGATGTGTAGGAGAAACACGTGACATGTTCATTAGACCAACACAATCCACCACCAATGCCTACTCTAGGAAAGTCGCCGGCTga
- the LOC106440316 gene encoding cyclin-dependent kinase F-4 isoform X1 has translation MDRYKLIKEVGDGTFGTVWRAINKQTGEVVAIKKMKKKYYSWDECINLREVKSLRRMNHPNIVKLKEVIREHDILYFVFEYMECNLYQLMKDRKKLFAEADIRNWCFQVFQGLSYMHQRGYFHRDLKPENLLVSKDIIKIADFGLAREVNSSPPFTEYVSTRWYRAPEVLLQSYVYTSKVDMWAMGAIMSELLSLRPIFPGASEADEIYKICDVIGSPTEETWLEGLNLANTINYQFPQLSGVPLSSLMPSASKDAINLITRLCSWDPCNRPTAAEALQHPFFQSCFYVQPSLRPKPSVARTPPVGPRGSFEQQPVKRQPVSLAKAKTFNSHSSPKSNAAFGSGVHRKLDLAKQDATRNTKPVRSSVKDTIYRPPGRKSPCNAAGSSVNKNRVARGVSETGDKLSNMSIRGTVSRRHSVSVMQQQQLKPLQMKAGCVGETRDMFIRPTQSTTNAYSRKVAG, from the exons ATGGACAG GTACAAGTTAATAAAAGAGGTTGGTGATGGAACTTTTGGTACTGTTTGGCGAGCTATCAATAAGCAAACGGGTGAAGTT GTTGcaattaagaaaatgaaaaagaagtaCTACTCATGGGACGAATGCATTAATCTGAGAGAAGTGAAG TCCCTTAGGAGGATGAATCATCCAAACATCGTGAAGCTGAAGGAAGTCATCCGGGAACATGATATCCTATACTTTGTCTTTGAGTACATG GAGTGCAATCTTTATCAGCTTATGAAGGATCGAAAAAAGCTTTTCGCAGAAGCTGATATTAGAAACTGGTGCTTTCAAGTCTTCCAAGGCCTTTCTTATATGCATCAGCGTGGTTACTTCCACCGCGATCTTAAGCCAG AAAATCTATTAGTCTCTAAAGACATCATCAAGATTGCTGATTTTGGTCTGGCAAGGGAGGTTAATTCGAGTCCACCTTTTACCGAGTATGTTTCTACACGCTG GTATAGGGCACCTGAAGTACTCCTTCAGTCATATGTATACACATCAAAAGTTG ATATGTGGGCGATGGGAGCTATTATGTCTGAGTTGTTGTCTCTTCGTCCTATATTTCCAGGGGCTAG TGAAGCAGATGAAATCTACAAAATCTGTGATGTCATAGGCAGTCCAACTGAAGAGACCTGGTTAGAGGGACTTAATCTTGCAAACACCATAAACTATCAATTCCCCCAG CTTTCTGGCGTTCCTCTTTCAAGCCTGATGCCATCTGCTAGTAAAGATGCAATTAATCTTATTACG CGGCTTTGCTCCTGGGATCCATGCAACAGACCGACTGCTGCGGAGGCCCTGCAGCACCCGTTCTTTCAG AGTTGCTTTTATGTCCAACCATCTCTCCGACCCAAACCATCTGTTGCAAGAACTCCGCctg TTGGACCAAGGGGATCATTCGAGCAGCAACCAGTTAAACGGCAACCAGTGTCTCTTGCTAAAGCTAAGACCTTCAACAGCCATTCTTCTCCAAAGTCGAATGCTGCTTTTGGTAGTGGTGTCCATAGGAAACTCGATTTGGCTAAACAAGATGCTACGAGAAACACTAAACCTGTGAGAAGTTCCGTCAAAGACACCATATACAGACCACCCGGAAGAAAGAGTCCTT GTAATGCAGCAGGTTCATCGGTGAACAAGAACCGTGTCGCTCGTGGTGTATCTGAAACTGGTGATAAGCTCTCGAACATGAGCATCAGAGGAACCGTGTCTAGAAGACACTCAGTGTCTGTGATGCAGCAACAGCAGCTGAAGCCGCTGCAGATGAAGGCAGGATGTGTAGGAGAAACACGTGACATGTTCATTAGACCAACACAATCCACCACCAATGCCTACTCTAGGAAAGTCGCCGGCTga
- the LOC106440316 gene encoding cyclin-dependent kinase F-4 isoform X3, protein MDRYKLIKEVGDGTFGTVWRAINKQTGEVVAIKKMKKKYYSWDECINLREVKSLRRMNHPNIVKLKEVIREHDILYFVFEYMECNLYQLMKDRKKLFAEADIRNWCFQVFQGLSYMHQRGYFHRDLKPENLLVSKDIIKIADFGLAREVNSSPPFTEYVSTRWYRAPEVLLQSYVYTSKVDMWAMGAIMSELLSLRPIFPGASEADEIYKICDVIGSPTEETWLEGLNLANTINYQFPQLSGVPLSSLMPSASKDAINLITRLCSWDPCNRPTAAEALQHPFFQSCFYVQPSLRPKPSVARTPPVGPRGSFEQQPVKRQPVSLAKAKTFNSHSSPKSNAAFGSGVHRKLDLAKQDATRNTKPVRSSVKDTIYRPPGRKSPCSSVNKNRVARGVSETGDKLSNMSIRGTVSRRHSVSVMQQQQLKPLQMKAGCVGETRDMFIRPTQSTTNAYSRKVAG, encoded by the exons ATGGACAG GTACAAGTTAATAAAAGAGGTTGGTGATGGAACTTTTGGTACTGTTTGGCGAGCTATCAATAAGCAAACGGGTGAAGTT GTTGcaattaagaaaatgaaaaagaagtaCTACTCATGGGACGAATGCATTAATCTGAGAGAAGTGAAG TCCCTTAGGAGGATGAATCATCCAAACATCGTGAAGCTGAAGGAAGTCATCCGGGAACATGATATCCTATACTTTGTCTTTGAGTACATG GAGTGCAATCTTTATCAGCTTATGAAGGATCGAAAAAAGCTTTTCGCAGAAGCTGATATTAGAAACTGGTGCTTTCAAGTCTTCCAAGGCCTTTCTTATATGCATCAGCGTGGTTACTTCCACCGCGATCTTAAGCCAG AAAATCTATTAGTCTCTAAAGACATCATCAAGATTGCTGATTTTGGTCTGGCAAGGGAGGTTAATTCGAGTCCACCTTTTACCGAGTATGTTTCTACACGCTG GTATAGGGCACCTGAAGTACTCCTTCAGTCATATGTATACACATCAAAAGTTG ATATGTGGGCGATGGGAGCTATTATGTCTGAGTTGTTGTCTCTTCGTCCTATATTTCCAGGGGCTAG TGAAGCAGATGAAATCTACAAAATCTGTGATGTCATAGGCAGTCCAACTGAAGAGACCTGGTTAGAGGGACTTAATCTTGCAAACACCATAAACTATCAATTCCCCCAG CTTTCTGGCGTTCCTCTTTCAAGCCTGATGCCATCTGCTAGTAAAGATGCAATTAATCTTATTACG CGGCTTTGCTCCTGGGATCCATGCAACAGACCGACTGCTGCGGAGGCCCTGCAGCACCCGTTCTTTCAG AGTTGCTTTTATGTCCAACCATCTCTCCGACCCAAACCATCTGTTGCAAGAACTCCGCctg TTGGACCAAGGGGATCATTCGAGCAGCAACCAGTTAAACGGCAACCAGTGTCTCTTGCTAAAGCTAAGACCTTCAACAGCCATTCTTCTCCAAAGTCGAATGCTGCTTTTGGTAGTGGTGTCCATAGGAAACTCGATTTGGCTAAACAAGATGCTACGAGAAACACTAAACCTGTGAGAAGTTCCGTCAAAGACACCATATACAGACCACCCGGAAGAAAGAGTCCTT GTTCATCGGTGAACAAGAACCGTGTCGCTCGTGGTGTATCTGAAACTGGTGATAAGCTCTCGAACATGAGCATCAGAGGAACCGTGTCTAGAAGACACTCAGTGTCTGTGATGCAGCAACAGCAGCTGAAGCCGCTGCAGATGAAGGCAGGATGTGTAGGAGAAACACGTGACATGTTCATTAGACCAACACAATCCACCACCAATGCCTACTCTAGGAAAGTCGCCGGCTga